A single Drosophila ananassae strain 14024-0371.13 chromosome 3L, ASM1763931v2, whole genome shotgun sequence DNA region contains:
- the LOC6496176 gene encoding myosin light chain kinase, smooth muscle isoform X17 translates to MSQLESYPENGIRLLRLRDVAASRSGEIYLQVKHPQAEARRLPATRTYTSLLVLPSIRGNSSSASLAARSCFLSRPEDCTALIGGHVRLNVRYEPFPGTKVVWYKASRAIVESSNVTIRTTAQQSTLYISDISADDSGKYTVEVMSDYGIEAAAASVAVEGPPEPPSGQPSVSLGPDRVAVAWCGPPYDGGCMITGFIIEMQICEEDNREDIGEDSWQEVARVVDTLAYTVKNLQPQTQYRFRVRAENIHGRSPPSHVSETVKIIGKAQRTAGDSTSTVSVESGGDFKSRFQIIEELGKGRFGIVYKVQERGQPGQLLAAKVIKCIKARDKQKVIEEISIMRSLQHPKLLQLAASFESPREIVMVMEYITGGELFERVVADDFTLTELDCILFLRQVCEGVAYMHSQSVVHLDLKPENIMCHTRTSHQIKIIDFGLAQRLDAKAPVRVLFGTPEFIPPEIISYEPIGFKSDMWSVGVICYVLLSGLSPFMGDTDVETFSNITRADYDFDDDAFDCVSQEAKDFISQLLVHRKEERLTAQQCLESKWLCQRYDDNLSNNKICTDKLKKFIIRRKWQKTGNAIRALGRMANLSASRRNSAIAMGALSSPRPSLSGLGLLNASAMISSGLSVQMTSLHEEEDDFSVEMSPLVEKRSVLKFRDKSQCSERSDSGYSECSNCSGAQETLLLSLAKSKLEQIAKASTSLAVATQDPESALTLELPAKGQESIMRSDFTNTIKMRKKSLEDSCAREKPKPKPHNKPACESKLKVSQLKDRFQTHPPPVAAPAAFAAKSSKIPPAREPFKISKVASVGRLSRTEEPQTPGRGPSPGTRKDTPVQARSMPSSPVPQRSATPTRLMSQRVREAAERLAQQQTVASGARRQLRGNGNGNTSNSSVNNGSNPSGGIGNTESNRESRARHLIKRFNTGSQHITS, encoded by the exons ATGTCACAG TTGGAGTCGTACCCTGAGAACGGCATTCGGCTGTTGCGTCTTCGAGACGTCGCCGCCTCCAGAAGCGGAGAGATCTACCTGCAGGTGAAGCATCCCCAGGCGGAGGCCAGGCGCCTTCCCGCTACCAGAACCTACACCAGCCTCCTGGTCCTGCCCTCCATCCGAGGCAACAGCTCCTCCGCCTCGCTGGCGGCCAGAAGCTGCTTTTTGTCGCGGCCCGAGGATTGCACCGCCCTCATCGGCGGCCATGTCCGGCTGAACGTCCGCTACGAGCCATTCCCGGGCACCAAAGTGGTGTGGTACAAGGCG AGCCGCGCCATTGTTGAAAGCTCGAATGTAACCATACGGACCACGGCTCAGCAGTCGACGCTTTACATCTCCGACATCTCGGCGGATGACAGCGGCAAGTACACGGTGGAGGTGATGAGCGACTACGGGATCgaggctgctgctgcctccGTGGCAGTGGAAGGTCCTCCGGAGCCGCCCAGTGGCCAGCCCAGCGTCTCCTTAGGCCCGGATAGGGTGGCAGTGGCCTGGTGTGGACCGCCCTACGACGGAGGCTGTATGATCACCGGATTCAT CATTGAGATGCAGATCTGCGAGGAAGACAACCGCGAGGACATCGGAGAGGACTCCTGGCAGGAAGTGGCTCGGGTTGTGGACACTTTGGCGTACACGGTCAAGAACCTGCAACCCCAGACCCAGTACCGCTTCAGAGTTAGAGCCGAGAACATCCACGGCCGCAGTCCGCCAAGCCATGTCAGCGAAACGGTGAAGATTATTGGAAAGGCCCAGAGGACGGCCGGGGATAGTACCTCCACCGTCAGCGTAGAGTCTGGCGGGGACTTCAAATCCCGCTTCCAGATCATCGAGGAGCTGGGCAAGGGACGCTTCGGCATCGTCTACAAGGTCCAGGAACGAGGTCAACCGGGCCAGCTGCTGGCCGCCAAGGTGATCAAGTGCATCAAGGCCAGGGACAAGCAGAAGGTCATTGAGGAGATTTCTATCATGCGCTCCCTACAGCACCCCAAGCTGCTCCAGTTGGCAGCCTCTTTCGAGAGTCCCCGGGAGATCGTTATGGTTATGGAATA CATCACTGGCGGAGAACTCTTCGAGCGAGTGGTGGCCGATGACTTCACCCTGACCGAACTGGACTGCATCCTGTTCCTGCGCCAGGTGTGCGAGGGCGTGGCCTACATGCACAGCCAGAGCGTGGTCCACCTCGACCTGAAGCCGGAGAATATCATGTGCCACACCCGCACTAGTCACCAGATCAAGATAATTGACTTCGGCCTGGCCCAGCGGCTGGACGCGAAGGCGCCAGTCCGGGTTCTCTTTGGCACCCCAGAGTTTATCCCGCCGGAGATCATCAGCTACGAGCCCATCGGCTTCAAGTCGGACATGTGGAGCGTCGGTGTCATCTGCTATGTTCT GCTCTCTGGGCTCTCGCCCTTCATGGGTGACACGGATGTGGAGACCTTTTCGAACATAACCCGGGCAGATTACGATTTCGATGACGACGCCTTCGACTGCGT TTCGCAGGAGGCCAAGGACTTTATCTCTCAGCTCCTGGTTCACCGCAAGGAGGAGCGCCTGACCGCCCAGCAGTGTCTGGAGTCCAAGTGGCTGTGTCAGCGCTACGACGACAACCTCAGCAACAACAAGATCTGCACGGACAAGCTCAAGAAGTTCATCATCCGGCGGAAGTGGCAG AAAACCGGCAATGCTATCCGCGCCCTCGGACGAATGGCAAACTTGTCGGCCTCGCGTAGGAACTCCGCTATTGCCATGGGCGCCCTGAGTAGCCCGCGGCCTTCCCTCTCTGGACTAGGCCTGCTCAATGCTAGTGCCATGATATCGAGTGGACTGAGCGTCCAGATGACGTCGCTCCACGAGGAGGAAGACGACTTCAGCGTGGAGATGTCGCCCCTGGTGGAGAAGCGATCCGTGCTGAAGTTCCGGGACAAGTCTCAGTGCAGTGAGCGCAGCGATTCCGGGTACAGCGAGTGCTCCAACTGCAGTGGAGCGCAGGAGACGCTGCTCCTCTCGTTGGCCAAGTCGAAGCTGGAGCAGATTGCGAAGGCCTCAACGTCCCTGGCCGTGGCCACGCAGGATCCGGAGAGTGCTTTGACTCTGGAGCTGCCCGCAAAGGGCCAGGAGTCCATCATGCGTTCCGACTTTACGAACACGATTAAGATGCGCAAGAAGTCGCTGGAGGACAGCTGTGCAAGGGAGAAGCCCAAGCCCAAGCCCCACAACAAGCCTGCGTGCGAGTCCAAGCTGAAGGTGTCCCAGTTGAAGGACCGGTTTCAGACCCATCCCCCTCCAGTTGCTGCTCCTGCCGCATTCGCTGCTAAATCCTCTAAAATCCCGCCTGCCCGCGAGCCATTTAAGATCTCGAAAGTGGCGAGCGTGGGGCGCTTAAGCAGAA CAGAGGAGCCGCAGACACCTGGCAGAGGTCCTAGCCCTGGAACCCGAAAAGACACCCCTGTCCAGGCCCGGTCCATGCCAAGCTCCCCGGTGCCCCAGCGCTCCGCCACGCCGACGCGGCTGATGAGCCAGCGCGTCCGAGAGGCCGCCGAGCGGCTTGCCCAGCAGCAGACGGTCGCCAGCGGGGCTCGTCGGCAGCTCAGGGGCAACGGCAATGGaaacaccagcaacagcagcgtcAACAATGGAAGCAACCCGAGCGGCGGTATTGGGAACACGGAGTCCAACCGCGAGTCACGTGCGCGACATCTCATTAAAAGATTCAACACTGGATCACAGCATATTACGTCCTAG
- the LOC6494414 gene encoding uncharacterized protein LOC6494414, with protein sequence MRGMFIVPMDLEPGFRKADMHNIPALNSGMVYNFCMSADPEKSKPISTEKSDLLTDYVQLRRQGELCELKGLIFSASDFANTDTHANVGLKVMESTRTIMEGQCSLCPLADACSHIVAFLFWLLNKSAERTPSAVVEFWGHELETLVQPEPSRAFRICDLLPKDEVRLESEMSSQAMSSSEGQSFLDSVLDELSACGRDSALYRQCVDTADEFESLFVHHVLLRAGDLHIVDVPSFVQYMELQAPTGIYESLNEVTRLQYKSRLWVEIQYMRIRCSMMHMIVSRKTAEDEEQIFNVMFCKGRDKNVEDRIQQKQHKRFILKQTEKLENKEYSECGLLLHENYPYLCASPDGITDDHIVEIKSPKTEDEFEKYLEARESISPKYMAQIQIQMFLANVKKALYCVLSPTFETNGALHYVWVQSDPEFVASLLAMAEEFWRDIVYPRLMNIYPQ encoded by the exons ATGCGGGGCATGTTCATAGTGCCGATGGACCTAGAACCGGGTTTCCGCAAGGCAGACATGCATAACATACCCGCCTTGAACAGTGGAATggtgtataatttttgtatgTCTGCGGACCCGGAGAAATCCAAGCCCAT ATCTACGGAAAAGAGTGATCTTCTGACGGATTATGTGCAATTGCGACGGCAAGGAGAGCTCTGCGAGCTGAAGGGCTTAATATTCTCCGCCTCCGATTTTGCCAATACAGATACTCATGCCAATGTTGGCCTAAAGGTGATGGAATCTACGCGGACTATCATGGAGGGACAGTGCAGTTTGTGTCCATTAGCTG ATGCCTGTTCACACATCGTAGCATTTCTGTTTTGGCTTCTGAACAAAAGCGCGGAACGCACTCCCTCGGCGGTGGTCGAATTCTGGGGCCACGAACTGGAAACCCTAGTCCAACCGGAGCCGAGCAGGGCATTCCGCATATGTGACTTGCTGCCTAAGGATGAGGTGCGGCTGGAAAGCGAGATGAGCTCGCAGGCTATGAGCAGCAGCGAAGGACAAAGCTTCTTGGATTCCGTGTTGGATGAGCTATCGGCCTGTGGCCGAGACTCTGCCCTGTACCGACAGTGCGTAGACACCGCCGACGAGTTCGAGTCCCTCTTCGTGCACCACGTGCTCCTTCGGGCAGGAGATCTCCATATCGTCGACGTGCCGAGCTTTGTCCAGTACATGGAACTGCAGGCACCTACTGGCATCTACGAAAGCCTCAACGAGGTTACCCGCCTGCAGTATAAATCCCGTCTCTGGGTGGAGATTCAATACATGCGTATTCGCTGCTCCATGATGCACATGATTGTGTCGCGGAAAACCGCGGAGGACGAGGAACAAATTTTCAATGTGATGTTCTGCAAGGGGCGGGACAAGAATGTTGAGGATCGGATTCAGCAGAAGCAGCACAAGCGCTTCATTTTGAAACAAACCGAAAAGCTCGAGAATAAGGAGTATTCGGAGTGCGGACTATTGTTGCATGAAAACTACCCCTACCTGTGCGCGTCGCCCGACGGCATCACGGACGACCATATTGTGGAAATTAAATCTCCAAAGACGGAGGATGAGTTTGAGAAGTATCTGGAGGCTAGGGAATCCATTTCCCCCAAGTACATGGCCCAGATACAGATCCAGATGTTTCTGGCGAACGTGAAAAAGGCTCTGTACTGCGTTCTGAGTCCAACATTCGAGACGAACGGAGCCCTGCATTATGTGTGGGTTCAGTCGGACCCGGAGTTTGTGGCCAGTTTGCTTGCGATGGCGGAGGAGTTCTGGCGCGACATAGTGTATCCCAGGCTGATGAACATCTACCCCCAATAA
- the LOC6494412 gene encoding cytochrome c oxidase subunit 6A1, mitochondrial: protein MVPIPLRLRQMGLGPGNTAGLWRKVTFLLAIPAIVLCAVNAFSGHSQHDREPFTKYEYLRRRTKRFPWGDGNRSFFHNKEVNALPEGYEDEEGEDND, encoded by the coding sequence ATGGTGCCCATACCTTTGAGACTTCGCCAGATGGGCCTTGGGCCCGGGAACACAGCCGGACTGTGGAGGAAGGTAACGTTCCTGCTGGCCATTCCGGCCATCGTCCTCTGTGCCGTTAACGCATTTTCGGGACACTCCCAACACGACCGCGAGCCGTTCACCAAGTACGAGTACCTGCGCCGCCGCACTAAGCGCTTCCCGTGGGGCGATGGCAACCGCTCTTTCTTCCACAACAAGGAGGTCAATGCGCTGCCCGAGGGCTACGAGGACGAGGAAGGCGAGGACAACGATTAA
- the LOC6494413 gene encoding probable cytochrome P450 4aa1, translating into MIVEKMFERATKTELCTVLVLLALSLAIYTFYGNLQTYLRSVLLSLRLTGPPSVPLLGNCLLVTEKDLMRKWAAKAFDLYGSLVRVWVLLFPFFAVLQPEDLQVILSSKKHTNKVFFYRLMHNFLGDGLITSSGSKWSDHRRLIQPAFHLSLLEKFIDTFVDASQSLYENLDASAAGTEINIAKYVNSCVLDILNEAVLGVPVRKKGDQLVNMEESPFRQGKLMMPRRFTHPWLLLDGIYHWTKMASDELNQKKRLNDFTRQMIQRRRLIHKSSNNNNERKCLLDYMIEISDSNPHFGEEDIVNEACTFMLAGQDSVGAAVAFTLFLLAQNPDCQERCHLELEQIFDSSNRAPSMGDLREMRYMEMCIKEALRLYPSVPLIARKLGEEVRLGNHTLPAGSNIFICPYATHRLAHIYPDPEKFQPERFSPENSEHRHPYAFIPFSAGPRYCIGNRFAIMEIKTIVSRLLRSFQLLPVPGKTTFEATFRITLRASGGLWVRLKPRDHPITAH; encoded by the exons ATGATTGTTGAAAAGATG TTTGAACGTGCCACCAAGACGGAGCTTTGCACGGTGCTCGTCCTGCTGGCTCTGAGCCTGGCCATCTACACCTTCTACGGCAACCTGCAGACGTACCTGCGGTCCGTGCTCCTGTCGCTGCGCCTCACGGGCCCGCCATCAGTTCCCTTATTGGGCAACTGTCTGCTAGTCACTGAGAAAGACC TGATGCGGAAATGGGCAGCTAAAGCCTTCGACCTTTACGGATCGCTGGTGCGGGTATGGGTGCTGCTGTTTCCCTTCTTCGCGGTTCTGCAGCCGGAGGACCTTCAGGTCATACTCTCCTCCAAGAAGCACACCAACAAGGTCTTCTTCTACCGTCTAATGCACAACTTCCTGGGCGACGGCCTGATTACCAGCAGTGGCTCCAAGTGGAGCGATCATCGCCGGCTTATCCAGCCTGCTTTCCACCTCAGTCTGCTGGAGAAGTTCATCGACACCTTTGTGGACGCCTCGCAGTCGCTGTACGAGAACCTGGACGCCTCCGCTGCCGGTACGGAGATAAACATAGCCAAGTACGTGAACAGCTGTGTCTTGGACATACTGAATG AAGCGGTGCTGGGCGTGCCCGTGCGGAAGAAAGGAGACCAACTGGTCAACATGGAGGAGTCCCCCTTCCGGCAGGGCAAGCTCATGATGCCCAGAAGATTCACCCATCCTTGGTTGCTGCTGGACGGGATCTACCACTGGACGAAAATGGCCAGCGACGAGCTGAACCAAAAGAAGCGCCTCAACGACTTCACCCGCCAGATGATCCAGCGGCGGCGACTAATCCACAAGtctagcaacaacaacaacgagcGAAAGTGCCTCCTGGACTACATGATCGAAATCTCCGACAGCAATCCGCACTTCGGGGAGGAGGACATTGTAAATGAGGCCTGTACCTTCATGCTGGCCGGCCAGGACTCCGTGGGCGCAGCCGTGGCCTTTACCTTGTTTCTGCTGGCCCAGAACCCCGACTGTCAGGAGAGGTGTCACTTGGAGCTAGAGCAAATCTTCGACAGCAGCAATAGGGCCCCTTCCATGGGAGACCTTAGGGAGATGCGCTACATGGAGATGTGCATCAAGGAGGCATTGCGTCTCTACCCGAGTGTGCCGCTGATCGCCAGAAAACTGGGCGAGGAGGTCCGTCTGGGGAACCACACTCTGCCTGCCGGAAGCAACATCTTCATCTGCCCATATGCCACGCACCGGCTGGCCCACATCTACCCCGACCCTGAAAAGTTCCAGCCGGAGAGATTCTCGCCGGAGAACTCGGAGCACCGCCACCCGTACGCTTTCATACCCTTCAGTGCGGGGCCGAGGTACTGCATCGGCAACAGATTCGCCATCATGGAGATAAAGACCATTGTGTCCAGGTTGTTGAGGAGCTTCCAGCTGCTCCCGGTGCCTGGGAAGACGACCTTCGAGGCCACTTTCCGGATCACTTTGAGGGCGTCTGGAGGGCTGTGGGTGCGCCTGAAGCCCCGGGATCATCCGATCACCGCCCATTAA